Proteins encoded by one window of Conger conger chromosome 1, fConCon1.1, whole genome shotgun sequence:
- the bend3 gene encoding BEN domain-containing protein 3 → MNSSEFVENSDGETSEKERLTLCRVKAESEEPVSCAAAASPGRILGSGVDGAGKRAAAFAPSDGPNAEFDQLAAAKRTRVSAEGLRTRHSARPHPSGLMPLGESRDSPSERTIASYRKPLYSISHRIIEKKAASGLDQHALHEPGAGRPPLPKPGGVEAGRREPSPAAPPGEAEAALYPLIEKMFFILNTLNSSMTQLHSKVDLLSLEVTRIKRRVEPPAELAAEFQPPPEHRLTGEELRRLAEQTSSAGELGCRLLLQLFPELFAPEYGAGAGGGCSACGSPGGRRAPDSLHLQLVRCYVEACFPLVRNGDAWQAECLPQINDFFSRFWAQKDMEGAGRRASSAAAAPGAGFEPAEPGRTRGCLYIDEDGRDGASLSPESRADNLNLNLNNGGGGGGGDGNMVSDLIFDAQEVGEDLDDLSSPGDFAVFLMHRLFPEVFEEGKVPEGYGCYGGGGGVGKLMLDSDRLEVIRKYMEANFPDVSEDSWLQLCVQRMEEVLEVAQGNGEGSEPEVAHGDESYDSASLPDDVSVVKVGGDFRDYERPGQACKQAKKSSLVPIDFDKVEIPPPDFDVAPEFLLSREQLKANYECSLSIGNFASRLLVLMFPELFTYENARKNYNCSGSLGKKQLDPVRVNLIRHYVQLLYPRARNDRVWTLEFVGKLDERCRRRDTEQRRSYQQQRKVYAPEPEPGDFAGGAGGGQTSGRGASLAAERFRDDFEIPPLPPEKSSKDFCKIPLEDLTVSAPDFLVPPAYLLADAEVREVVQQSLSVGNFAARLLVRLFPELFTQENLRLQYNHSGACNKKQLDPLRLRLIRHYVEAVYPVDKMEEVWHYECVPSIDERCRRPNRKKCDILKKAKRSCSAVSYL, encoded by the exons ATGAATTCATCCGAGTTTGTGGAGAACTCGGATGGGGAAACGTCAGAGAAAG AGAGACTGACGCTGTGCCGGGTGAAGGCGGAGTCGGAGGAGCCCGTCAGCTGCGCGGCGGCGGCGAGCCCGGGGAGGATTCTGGGTAGCGGCGTCGACGGCGCGGGCAAGCGGGCGGCGGCGTTCGCCCCCTCGGACGGCCCCAACGCCGAGTTCGACCAGCTCGCCGCCGCCAAGAGGACGAGGGTCTCCGCGGAG GGACTGAGGACGAGGCACTCGGCCAGGCCACACCCCTCCGGCCTGATGCCCCTGGGGGAGAGCAGGGACTCCCCCTCCGAGCGGACGATCGCCTCGTACAGGAAGCCCCTGTACAGCATCTCCCACCGCATCATCGAGAAGAAGGCCGCCTCCGGGCTGGACCAGCACGCCCTCCACGAGCCCGGGGCGGGCCGGCCGCCGCTCCCCAAGCCGGGCGGGGTCGAGGCGGGCCGGCGAGAGCCCAGCCCGGCGGCGCCGCCCGGCGAGGCCGAGGCGGCCCTCTACCCGCTGATCGAGAAGATGTTCTTCATCCTCAACACGCTCAACTCCAGCATGACGCAGCTGCACAGCAAGGTGGACCTGCTGTCGCTGGAGGTCACGCGCATCAAGCGCCGCGTGGAGCCGCCCGCCGAGCTGGCGGCCGAGTTCCAGCCGCCGCCCGAGCACCGGCTGACGGGCGAGGAGCTGCGGCGCCTGGCGGAGCAGACCTCCTCGGCCGGCGAGCTGGGCTGccggctgctgctgcagctgttcCCCGAGCTCTTCGCCCCGGAGTACGGCGCGGGCGCGGGCGGCGGCTGCAGCGCGTGCGGCTCTCCCGGCGGCCGGCGGGCGCCCGACTCGCTGCACCTGCAGCTGGTGCGCTGCTACGTGGAGGCCTGCTTCCCGCTGGTGCGGAACGGCGACGCCTGGCAGGCCGAGTGCCTGCCGCAGATCAACGACTTCTTCAGCCGCTTCTGGGCGCAGAAGGACATGGAGGGCGCCGGGAGGCGGGCGTCGTCGGCGGCGGCGGCCCCGGGCGCCGGGTTCGAGCCGGCGGAGCCCGGCCGGACGCGGGGCTGCCTCTACATCGACGAGGACGGGCGCGACGGGGCCAGCCTGTCCCCCGAGTCCCGCGCCgacaacctcaacctcaacctcaacaacggcggcggcggcggcggagGCGACGGGAACATGGTGTCGGACTTGATCTTCGACGCCCAGGAGGTGGGCGAGGACCTGGACGACCTTTCCTCGCCCGGCGACTTCGCGGTCTTCCTCATGCACCGGCTCTTCCCCGAGGTCTTCGAGGAGGGGAAAGTTCCGGAGGGCTACGGTTGCTatggcggcggcggcggcgtgGGGAAGCTAATGCTGGACTCGGACAGGCTGGAGGTCATCCGCAAGTACATGGAGGCCAACTTCCCCGACGTGTCGGAGGACAGCTGGCTGCAGCTGTGCGTCCAGCGCAtggaggaggtgctggaggtCGCCCAGGGCAACGGCGAGGGCAGCGAGCCCGAGGTCGCCCACGGCGACGAGAGCTACGACTCCGCCAGCCTCCCGGACGACGTCTCGGTGGTCAAGGTCGGCGGCGACTTCCGGGACTACGAGCGGCCCGGCCAGGCCTGCAAGCAGGCGAAGAAGTCGTCGCTGGTGCCCATCGACTTCGACAAGGTGGAGATCCCGCCGCCCGACTTCGACGTGGCGCCGGAGTTCCTGCTCTCCCGCGAGCAGCTGAAGGCGAACTACGAGTGCAGCCTGTCCATCGGGAACTTCGCCTCGCGCCTCCTGGTGCTGATGTTCCCCGAGCTCTTCACCTACGAGAACGCGCGCAAGAACTACAACTGCAGCGGCTCGCTGGGGAAGAAGCAGCTGGACCCCGTGCGGGTCAACCTCATCCGCCACTACGTGCAGCTGCTGTACCCGCGGGCCCGGAACGACCGCGTCTGGACGCTGGAGTTCGTGGGCAAGCTGGACGAGCGCTGCCGTCGGCGGGACACGGAGCAGAGGCGGTCCTACCAGCAGCAGCGCAAGGTGTACGCGCCCGAACCCGAGCCCGGCGACTTCGCGGGCGGCGCCGGGGGCGGGCAGACGTCGGGACGGGGCGCGTCGCTCGCCGCCGAGCGCTTCAGGGACGACTTCGAGATCCCGCCGCTGCCGCCGGAGAAGAGCAGCAAGGACTTCTGCAAGATCCCGCTGGAGGACCTGACGGTGAGCGCGCCGGACTTCCTGGTGCCGCCCGCCTACCTGCTGGCGGACGCGGAGGTGCGCGAGGTCGTCCAGCAGAGCCTGTCGGTGGGCAACTTCGCCGCCCGCCTGCTGGTGCGCCTCTTCCCCGAGCTGTTCACCCAGGAGAACCTGCGGCTGCAGTACAACCACTCCGGCGCCTGCAACAAGAAGCAGCTGGACCCGCTGCGCCTGCGGCTGATCCGCCACTACGTGGAGGCCGTCTACCCCGTGGACAAGATGGAGGAGGTGTGGCACTACGAGTGCGTGCCCAGCATCGACGAGCGGTGCCGCCGGCCCAACCGCAAGAAGTGCGACATCCTGAAGAAGGCCAAGCGCTCCTGCAGCGCCGTGTCGTACCTATGA